One segment of Panicum virgatum strain AP13 chromosome 1K, P.virgatum_v5, whole genome shotgun sequence DNA contains the following:
- the LOC120640944 gene encoding actin-histidine N-methyltransferase-like produces MAAAAAGATPATARKTLFTTTATLFSSSLTRGSRGRRSLSCSAAAAAAPRLVPQPPDLVRWVQREGGFVHPSLRVTDHPEHGLGVSAAAADGDIPPGDVLITLPGRLPLRLRRPTSAADDLLVQLAQQVPDELWAMKLGLRLLQERAKPDSFWWPYIANFPETFTVPIFFPGDDIKNLQYAPLLHQVNKRCRFLLEFEKEVRQKLDTVPLGDHPFYGQDVYSSSLGWAMSAASSRAFRLHGEIPMLLPLIDMCNHSFNPNARIVQEGSVNSSDMSVKVVAETKIEQNAAITLNYGCHPNDFFLLDYGFVITPNPYDQVELSYDGTLLDAASMAAGVSSPTFSAPAKWQEEILSQLSLHGEGAILKVSLGGPDIVDGRLLAALRVLLTADPEAVHKHDLKTLMSLDAQAPLGPTVEASALRTVLALCAIALQHFHTKIMEDEAILKWELPHTTELAVQFRLQKKFLIVDVMQNITRRIKMSPQKSTT; encoded by the exons atggcggccgccgccgcgggggccaCGCCGGCGACTGCGAGGAAGACCCTCTTCACCACTACCGCCACCCTCTTTTCGTCCTCACTCACACGCGGCAGCCGCGGGCGCCGCAGCCTCTCCTgctcggccgcggccgccgccgccccgcggctCGTTCCGCAGCCGCCGGACCTGGTCCGGTGGGTGCAGCGCGAGGGCGGGTTCGTCCACCCTTCCCTCCGCGTCACCGACCACCCGGAACACGGACTCGGGgtctctgccgccgcggccgacggCGACATCCCCCCCGGGGACGTCCTCATCACGCTTCCGGGCCGCCTCCCACTACGACTGCGCCGCCCCACCAGCGCTGCGGACGACTTGCTCGTGCAGCTAGCCCAACAAGTACCGG ATGAACTATGGGCTATGAAGCTGGGCTTGAGGTTGCTTCAAGAGAGGGCCAAACCTGATTCATTTTGGTGGCCATATATTGCCAATTTCCCAGAAACATTTACTGTTCCAATCTTCTTTCCTGGGGATGACATTAAAAACTTGCAGTATGCCCCTCTCCTCCACCAG GTCAATAAAAGATGTCGTTTTCTTCTTGAGTTCGAGAAAGAGGTGCGACAGAAGCTTGATACCGTGCCCTTGGGTGACCATCCTTTTTATGGACAAGATGTATATTCATCTTCCCTTGGATGGGCTATGTCGGCTGCATCTTCTCGTGCATTTCGTTTGCATGGGGAAATCCCAATGCTGCTGCCTCTGATTGATATGTGTAACCATAGTTTCAACCCAAATGCTAGGATTGTCCAGGAAGGAAGTGTAAACAGCTCAGACATGTCAGTTAAG GTTGTTGCCGAGACCAAGATTGAGCAAAATGCTGCAATAACACTGAATTATGGTTGCCACCCCAATGATTTCTTTCTTCTTGATTATGGATTTGTGATAACACCAAACCCGTATGATCAAGTGGAACTGAGCTATGATGGAACACTTCTTGATGCTGCTAGCATGGCAGCAGGGGTCTCTTCTCCCAccttttcagcaccagccaagTGGCAAGAAGAAATCTTGTCACAGCTAAGCCTTCATGGAGAGGGCGCCATTTTGAAG GTAAGCTTAGGAGGCCCAGACATAGTTGATGGACGCTTGTTAGCTGCTCTACGGGTGCTTCTTACAGCTGATCCAGAGGCTGTGCACAAGCATGACCTGAAAACTTTGATGTCCCTTGACGCACAAGCTCCTTTAGGCCCAACTGTTGAAGCCTCAGCACTTCGAACAGTTCTAGCACTCTGTGCGATTGCTCTCCAACACTTCCACACAAAGATAATGGAAGACGAAGCCATTCTAAAATGGGAACTGCCTCATACCACTGAACTGGCCGTCCAGTTTAGATTGCAGAAGAAGTTTCTGATTGTTGACGTGATGCAAAATATCACCCGGAGAATCAAGATGTCGCCACAGAAATCCACCACGTAG
- the LOC120640951 gene encoding uncharacterized protein LOC120640951, which produces MHRPHSNGGDLPVTTPLVWIRGNPDPNPILSGIKASCDRRALRERMMMMDKAQEGQQQQQAAAAARVVHSQVRRIKQEEDERVKVHETYQHHVAEMRLVLRRDLGRQRSRSPLGRAARPGAISIGGDS; this is translated from the coding sequence ATGCACCGTCCCCATTCGAATGGTGGAGATCTCCCTGTCACTACTCCTCTCGTCTGGATAAGAGGCAATCCTGATCCTAATCCAATCCTATCGGGAATTAAGGCTAGCTGCGACCGGCGGGCGCTGCGagagaggatgatgatgatggacaAGGCGCAggaagggcagcagcagcagcaggcggcggcggcggcgcgggtggtgCACAGCCAGGTGCGGCGGATCAAgcaggaggaggacgagagggtCAAGGTGCACGAGACGTACCAGCACCACGTCGCCGAGATgcgcctcgtcctccgccgGGACCTCGGCAGGCAGCGCTCGCGCTCCCCgctcggccgcgccgcgcgcccgggCGCCATCTCCATCGGCGGCGACTCCTGA